In Pyrus communis chromosome 1, drPyrComm1.1, whole genome shotgun sequence, the following are encoded in one genomic region:
- the LOC137722600 gene encoding uncharacterized protein — protein MDIDAAGIDRKFQLKELEEIRHEAYENALIYKEKSKAFHDKMIRNKTFVLGQKVLLFNSRLRLFLVQIQSLKIGQKFKVNGHRLKPYYENFEEHVVDGASFHAMGPNEA, from the exons atggacattgatGCCGCTGGAATTGATAGGAAGTTTCAATTGAAAGAGCTTGAGGAAATAAGGCATGAAGCGTACGAGAACGCtttgatttacaaggagaagtcaaaggcattccatgacaagatgattcgtaacAAGACATTTGTtctagggcagaaagtgttactctTCAATTCCCGTCTTCGCTTGTTTCtag tccaaattcaaagcttAAAGATCGGGCAAAAGTTCAAAGTGAACGgacatcgtttgaagccatactatgagaactttgaagagcaTGTCGTGGATGGTGCAAGCTTCCATGCCATGGGCCCCAATGAAGCTTAA